In the genome of Ensifer sp. WSM1721, the window GCCGGCCGCATCATCGGCAGGAGCACCGTGCGCAATGTTTGTCCGCTGGTGCGTCCGAGCGCGCGTGCGGCCATGTCGAGATGCGGCGACAATTTCTGGAATCCGGCCTCGAGCGTGCCTTCCGCCATCGTCAGGAAGCGGACGGTGCAAGCGTAGACGATCGCAAAGCCGGTGCCGCTCATGAGAAGACCTGTTGATATGCCAAACAGGCTCCGCAGCTCGCCGTCGACGGCATTGTCGAGCGCTGCGAGCGGAAAGAGCACGCCGATCGCGAGCACCGTGCCGGGTACGCCATAACCGAAGGAGGCGAGCCGGCCGGCGACATCGGTTACCCGCGAACGGCCAGTGCGGGCGGCGTAGGCGAGCACGAAGCCCAGCAGCACGCTGGCAAGTGCCGTAAGGCTCGAGACGATGATGCTGTGCAGCAGCGCGCTCAAGAGGCGCGGTTCGATGAAGAGCTCGAGGCGCTTCAGCGCATAGTTTCCGAGGATGAAGAAGGGAATGGCAAAGCCCGACAGGGTCGGCAGCATGCAGGCGGCCGTCGCCGCCCACTTCTTCCAACCGGAAAGCGGAAGTCTGGCGATGTCGTGGACGGCGGCGGTGGTCTTCTGACTGGAGAAACGCTGGCGGCGGCGGGCGGCGCGCTCGACCATCATCAGAGCGATGACGAAGACCAGCATGATGCAGGCGATCTGCGCCGCGCCGGCAAGGCTGCCTCGGTTGAGCCACGTGTCGAAAATCGAGAAGGTCAGGGTCTGGACACCCAAAAACTCGACCGCGCCGATATCGTTCAGCGTCTCCATCGCAACGAGGGTGAGGCCGATCATGATCGCCGGCCGCGCCATCGGAAGCTGAATGCGGAAAAACACCTTCAGCGGCCCGGCGCCGAGCGTGCGGGCCACATCCGCTGCGGCGCGGCCCTGCATCAAGAACATCGATCGGCAGGCAAGATAAATATAGGGGTAGAGCACCGAACTCAGCACCAGCACCGCTCCGCCGAGCGATCGTATATCGGGAAACCAGTAGTCCCGGCTCGTCTGAAATCCGAACAGCGCCCGGACGAGGCCCTGCACCGGGCCGGTGAAGGTGAGAAGCTCGCCGAAGGCGTAGGCCGACAGATAGGCGGGTATGGCGAGCGGCAACACCAGCGCTGCGGAAAGAAAGCGGCGCAGTGGAAATTCGCAGGTTGCCACCAGCCATGCGGTGAGAATGCCGATAACGGCGGTGGCCGCGCCCGTCAGCGTCACGAGCAGCACGGTTCGGCCGGTAGCACGGGGGATGACGTTTTCGACGAGGTGCGGCCAGTCGGCGCCGCCGCCGGAAACGGCAAGCCAGGCGATGGCAAGGATCGGCATCAGCACGATCGCCGAGGCGAGGCCGGCCCAGGTCGCGAGCAGCGGGTGGTGAAGGCCTGTTCCGGATCTGGCGTAGCGCCGCCTGAGGCTTTTGGAAGTTGGGTACAAACGATCCGTCCGAAGCGCTATGCCGATCGATCTTGATGAGTAGAGCGGGTGCGGGCGGAAGACCGCGCACACTTTTCCTCACCCCGCTCAGGAACCTGCAAACTGGTTCCGAAAGCTCAACATTTCCTTACAGCATTCGTGTTCAGTTCGCCAACACGCGTTGCGACGGAAAGGATATTTCGACGAGCGTGCCCTCGTTCGGTGCGGAGCTAATGGCGAATTGGGCGCGGTTCGCCTCCGTCATCGCCTTCGTCAGCGGCAGGCCGAGGCCGGTGCCGTCGCCGCGCTTGCGGCCGCCGGTGGTGACCTGCCGGAACGGCTTCATCGCCTGGTCAAGCTCGTTACGGGTCATGCCGATGCCCGTGTCGCGAATCCTGAGAATAACGCTGCCGTTCCCCTCGTAAGACGTCGATACGACGATCTGGCCGCCTGACGGCGTGAAACGGATGGCGTTTGCCAGGATGTTGAGCGCGATTTGCTTGATCGAGCGGCCGTCGGCCACCACCTCGGGCACAGAGGCCGAAAGCGAGGTTCGGATGATAACGCGCTGGCTATTGGCCTGCGGCTGCACCAGTGAGACCGCCTCCGAAACAGCCTCGTTAAGGTCGACAGCGCTGAAATCGAGATCCATCTCGCCGGCCTCGATCTTCGAGATGTCGAGCAGATCGTTGACGATGTCGAGGACGTGCCGCCCCGACCGGCCGATGTCGCCGGCATATTCGATGTAGCGCGGGTGGCCGATCGGACCGAAATGCTCGCTCGCCATCATGTCGGAGAAGCCGATGATGGCGTTGAGCGGCGTGCGGATCTCGTGGCTCACCCGCGCCAGGAACTCCGTCTTGTGAGCGTTCGCCGTCTCGGCGGCACGCTTGGCGTTGCGCAATTCCTCCTCGGTCCGCTTCCATTGGGTGATGTCGCGGATGACGGCGCAATAGCCGTTCGAGGAGGAGAGCCGACCGATGGTCATGAACAGCGGGATGAAGCCGCCGGCGGCCTCGCGGCCGATCACCTCCCGCCCGTCGTTGAGCACGCTTGCGACACCGTGGCCGGAGAGGCCCTGGAGATAGTCGATCACCGCCTTCTGGCTCTCGTGCGCGAAGAGGGCGGCAAATGGCTTTCCGCGCATCTCCTCTTCGTCATAGTCAAAGAGGGCGCTTGCCGAGCGGTTCATGGTGCGGATGTCGCCATCCTGGCCAAGGACCACGACGCCGTCGGTGGCGGTTTCCAGGATTGAGCGGAGCTCATCGATCTCCGTCCGAAGGCGGGCTTCACTTTGTGCTGCGAGATCGTCGCCTTGGAGCGCCTGCTTCGCGGCAACGCCTCCGCCCGCAGCCGTGAGCGCAAGCATGAGTGCGGCCTTTCCTTCCCATCGGATCGAATGCAGATGGGCGTTGACCGGCATGGTCTCGCCATCCTCACGGATCAGCGTCATCGTTCCCTCCGGCCGTTCCGCACCGACGTCCTCCGCCTGCGCGAAAAGCGCTTCGAGCCCGCCTTGGCGCCCGAAAGCCCCGACGTCGGGATAGCCGGTCAGGCGCAGGAACTCCGTATTGGCATGAAGCAGCTCGTCGCCATGATGAACGAGGAGGGCGATGGGCAGGCTGTCGAGAATCTCGCTGCTCATGCCGACAGCCGTGCGCGCGGCGGAGCCGGTCTCGTCGCCCACTGGGGGAGTCTCGTCTTCCGTTTGCTGCGCGTCGTCTCGGACGCTCGCTGCCTCGGGCAGGTCGGGCTGATCGCTCACCGGTGTGGCGGTAGATGTGTCCTCCGGCGGCACCGTTTCCACAACGGGTGGGCTTTCGGCTTCGTCCTCCTCAGGCGCTACGGGGGGAGGGGCGCCGAAGTGCTCGCCGAGCTGCCGTGCGATCTCGCGGAAAGCCGCCTGTTCGCCGCGCGTCAGCGCCCCGGGCCCAGCCGATCGGCGCTCGTCGAGGGCGATGACTTTGTCGGGCGCTGGCCGGTCCGGCATGTCGACGATGCGCAGCGCAGGCCGTTCGCCGCGGAACGGGTCTTCAGCCACATCCGGCGGGGTCGCTGCGACGCCTCCTTCAGCCGGCGATGCCTCCGCCGCAGTCATTTCGGCGGCTCTCTCTGCGCCCGCCTCGTCGGAGCTGTCGGCTCGCGCCTCAGTCCGGTTGGCATCGGGGGCTTCAGCCGTGGGCTCTTCCCGACGGGCGGGCTCAATACCGGCGAGCGACAGGCCGGTCCCCTTTTCGTCAGGCATGGCGTCGGCGATCCTGACGATGCCGAAACCGCGGAAGCCGTCGAACTCGCGCGAGCGCGAATAGGTCGGAAGGGCCGCGAGATCGACGGGAACTTTGAGGTTCGTTCCCTCGACCGGCCAGAAGATGGTCTTGCCGGACCAGGTGTCGCGGCGGTGCAGAAGCTCGTCGATCTTGTGGTCGGGATCGAGATCGTAGCGGGCCGCAAGCTCGGCGAAGGTCACGCCGATCACGTCGGCCGCCCTCGGACCAACGGCCGACGCGAACTCCTCGGAGATTTCGCTGAAGCGGCCTTCCGCGTTGATCTTCCAGACGAAGCGGACGGCGCGCCCACCGGCCGCGAAGACGAAGTCGGATGCTTCGGCTTCTGCCGCAGGTCCTGTCGGTTCCGGTTCCGCGGCCTCTTCGCGTCCCGTCGCTTCCGCCGTTTCCTCGTTGGGCTCAGGGGCCGGTTCTCCCTGGAGCTCCGCCGTCGCGCCGAGCGGCTCATCGTCATCGACCGTCACGGCCGGCTCGGCATCGGGCGCCGCGGAATCATCCTCGGAATCATCGGCCGGTGTGGAGGTCCGGGCGGTTTCAGCCGATCCGACGGACGGCGCTGCGTCGTTTTGCCCGTCAAGCTCCGCTGCAGGCGTGGCGCCGCTTGCCTGAGGCTCGGCGGCCGCCTCCCCGATTTCGGGCTCATCGAGAATGGCCTCCACCGCGAAGAGGAGGTGAAGCGCCGGATAGTCGGAAATCTTGCCGATCGCAGCCGGCAGCCGTCCCTTCTCGGTCGCTACCGGACGCTTGATCAACCGGTCCCTGTCGCGTGCGACGGCCGAAACGAGTGCGCGGCGGGTCTCCGCCGGCAGCCCCAGGCCTTCGAAACCCGCTGAGCGG includes:
- a CDS encoding iron ABC transporter permease: MYPTSKSLRRRYARSGTGLHHPLLATWAGLASAIVLMPILAIAWLAVSGGGADWPHLVENVIPRATGRTVLLVTLTGAATAVIGILTAWLVATCEFPLRRFLSAALVLPLAIPAYLSAYAFGELLTFTGPVQGLVRALFGFQTSRDYWFPDIRSLGGAVLVLSSVLYPYIYLACRSMFLMQGRAAADVARTLGAGPLKVFFRIQLPMARPAIMIGLTLVAMETLNDIGAVEFLGVQTLTFSIFDTWLNRGSLAGAAQIACIMLVFVIALMMVERAARRRQRFSSQKTTAAVHDIARLPLSGWKKWAATAACMLPTLSGFAIPFFILGNYALKRLELFIEPRLLSALLHSIIVSSLTALASVLLGFVLAYAARTGRSRVTDVAGRLASFGYGVPGTVLAIGVLFPLAALDNAVDGELRSLFGISTGLLMSGTGFAIVYACTVRFLTMAEGTLEAGFQKLSPHLDMAARALGRTSGQTLRTVLLPMMRPAVLTAALLVFIETMKELSATIMLRPFNFNTLATLVYEDASRAKVEDASVAAMIIVIAGMIPVVLVSRSLERRP
- a CDS encoding PAS domain S-box protein; amino-acid sequence: MPARQYPFIDIAVHARVREHFAQGDASVLFSKDLARVLWANDQGARLFGVTSVYDFIDTTLDPNDLSLRQLHAAASQLAAVGDRRQLLIRIASGFRRLPLNAAVELIRIRPGEDAVLFTAPRNGRTLSTEERAQAMIAGLDGPDTHMAVLDGDGDVIARSAGFEGLGLPAETRRALVSAVARDRDRLIKRPVATEKGRLPAAIGKISDYPALHLLFAVEAILDEPEIGEAAAEPQASGATPAAELDGQNDAAPSVGSAETARTSTPADDSEDDSAAPDAEPAVTVDDDEPLGATAELQGEPAPEPNEETAEATGREEAAEPEPTGPAAEAEASDFVFAAGGRAVRFVWKINAEGRFSEISEEFASAVGPRAADVIGVTFAELAARYDLDPDHKIDELLHRRDTWSGKTIFWPVEGTNLKVPVDLAALPTYSRSREFDGFRGFGIVRIADAMPDEKGTGLSLAGIEPARREEPTAEAPDANRTEARADSSDEAGAERAAEMTAAEASPAEGGVAATPPDVAEDPFRGERPALRIVDMPDRPAPDKVIALDERRSAGPGALTRGEQAAFREIARQLGEHFGAPPPVAPEEDEAESPPVVETVPPEDTSTATPVSDQPDLPEAASVRDDAQQTEDETPPVGDETGSAARTAVGMSSEILDSLPIALLVHHGDELLHANTEFLRLTGYPDVGAFGRQGGLEALFAQAEDVGAERPEGTMTLIREDGETMPVNAHLHSIRWEGKAALMLALTAAGGGVAAKQALQGDDLAAQSEARLRTEIDELRSILETATDGVVVLGQDGDIRTMNRSASALFDYDEEEMRGKPFAALFAHESQKAVIDYLQGLSGHGVASVLNDGREVIGREAAGGFIPLFMTIGRLSSSNGYCAVIRDITQWKRTEEELRNAKRAAETANAHKTEFLARVSHEIRTPLNAIIGFSDMMASEHFGPIGHPRYIEYAGDIGRSGRHVLDIVNDLLDISKIEAGEMDLDFSAVDLNEAVSEAVSLVQPQANSQRVIIRTSLSASVPEVVADGRSIKQIALNILANAIRFTPSGGQIVVSTSYEGNGSVILRIRDTGIGMTRNELDQAMKPFRQVTTGGRKRGDGTGLGLPLTKAMTEANRAQFAISSAPNEGTLVEISFPSQRVLAN